GGTGCAGACGGGGGCGGCCGGCGCGTGAACGACGACCTGGCGCCCCCCACCGACGTCGAGACGTTCTTCCGTTCCGATCTGCGCGCCGGCACCATCACGCGGGTCGAGGCGTTCCCAGGCGCGCGCATCCCCGCCTGGAAAGTGTGGGTGGACCTCGGTCCGCAGCTGGGCGTGCGCACCTCGAGCGCTCGGATTACCGACCTGTACGGCGCGGAGGACCTGGTCGGGCGGCAGGTCGTCGCCCTCGTGAACGTCCCGCCGCGGCGCATCGGGCCGTTCCTCAGCGAGTGCCTCGTGACGGGCTTCGACACCCCCGAGGGGGTGGTCCTGACGAGCGTCGAGCGGCCCGTCCCGAACGGCACGCGCCTGTACTGAGTCCGGGGGGACGGCGCGTGGGGGTCGGCACGCGGGGCGCGACGTACGACCGGTCGCCCGTTCGCCGCGCCGTCGTCTATCGTAGGGCGTCCCCAGCCGGGGGACGTTGGGAGCCTCCATGCCGACCGTGCACCTGCTCGGGACCGGGGCCGTGCGCAGCGACCCCGACCGCACCACCACCATGCTCGCCGCG
The Trueperaceae bacterium DNA segment above includes these coding regions:
- a CDS encoding tRNA-binding protein; translation: MNDDLAPPTDVETFFRSDLRAGTITRVEAFPGARIPAWKVWVDLGPQLGVRTSSARITDLYGAEDLVGRQVVALVNVPPRRIGPFLSECLVTGFDTPEGVVLTSVERPVPNGTRLY